The sequence AAAAAGTGaacattaaataattctaaagaATTCACGATaagaattcaatatttttgtacgcATTACAACGAAATTCTTAATGGTGATCAGACTTGTTAGATTTATTTAAGACCCGTTTAGACACACGATTTCCTGATTATATTTcacgtcaataataatatgacattaacAAGTTGCAcatcattaatttaaatcaacttGCGGTGCATAATATGTTTGTgcttatgtttattgtataagatttttatgatttttaagacTCACCTTTTCGATTTCATCGTCGTTTGTCACCTTGGAAGCAAGGGTTGAATATATAAAGGTAATTATATCTTCACCATTAGGTAGCTGGTCCATAGTTATGTTTATGTTGGTTGACATAAATTCGTATAGCACATCGAGACCCAATGGAGTCACTGATATTGCAGACACGACGGATCTCATGTCTTTATATTTGATCAGTCCGTTGGGTCCATCtagtatatgatttatatatctGAAACCAAATATAACCACTCAAAATAcatgtaggtacataggtattaaaaaatatttaaaattcaatactattaaaatgtacGCAACATGATCGGAAAACTCGCTTAGATTTTTCATTGGAACACCtatttatgatcaatatttaaaatgtatataatttttgtttaaatgacCAATAATAACTTCacccatattataaataattaggtaaccaCTGTAAATGcagtttacctatatatatatatcaatgtttttttttatttgtttacccTCTATAGattcaaaaactattagaaCGTTTTTAATAAAAGCTATATCAATAATTTCCTTGAAACCCCTATAATATGTTGCTATAGAATGCTCACATATGAATTTTGTTTTGGTTgtcgaaaattgaatatttttttgtatattaaaatggtttctattgattacaaattacattactatcataatttttataaatattagtagagATACAGATTACaggcatttaaaattatttacaaaataaatatttttttaataaatcgaatattaatatctaatacttATGAACACAACtacaataattacttttatgatttattttcttaattttgtacatattttaaatgtagacACCTAAAGACAGATATCAACCTTAACGATATTGGATTTACGTCGGCTTTTAAGTATTCATTGAATCtgtctacattttttttgtgttaacgCCACAGATATTATtctcatttttcaatattattatcattatttaggtCAATATTGGTCTATAAACtgaaatattgataaatcatGAACAGTTGGATATAAGAAAAGTAAATTTGGCACGTAATACgtgtatataggtagatacaagTAACAAATCGATGTAAAACGTCACTCGAAATATGTTAATAGAAACAGAGCACTACGTTGAGACGTAAAACAGGCAGTTTGAAGCGTTACTTATTTGTCActcaatggtaataataatttatggcaCTAAGTAAATAACATACTCAGACAATTGTGTCCTGTTGGTAGAACATCCTAAAGCAGACTCAGCTGAAGATTTTTCTGAAATTGAGTTCGTGCtattatacaacgctaacatgTTGTTAAATACCGATGAACCGTTGCTGTTCTTCACTCCGATGCAGAAAGCCGCGTCCTTGATATCAGCAGGTATTCTGTACggtacaattatttaagttGGGTATTTGGATGATCGCGGTgctagtatatagtataataatatggttactGACTTTTCTCCGGCTTGCCATTTATTGAAGTATTCCTGTGCTTTCGTCAAACAGTATTTGTTCTCCAACCTACACGCCCAACTTGAAAATGTTTCCCAAGCACTCAACACTTTAAACTCAGTGTTGCCGCTCGACACGAGGTCTTCTAGCTTTTTGTATATGGTCCCAGCCAAACTGCTGACGTGAGACTGAACGCAAAATATAATTGAAGTTATCATTACATATCTACTAGTGCATTACCATTGCACAAAGCTTATATAtccagtaaaataaaatatatgtgtatacctTGAAGTCTTCGTATCCTTCGTCGCTACGGGGCATGCGCTCTAACAAGTACGAGAAGACATTCATCGCCGAATACCACGGTGTAGTGTTGTTTTCATACTTCAGATATTTGGACAAGTGCAATGCCACTGAATAGTCCAACTGGCCTGACCTCGCCAAATTGAATGCGTCGTCTATCAGCTGAGCTCGGCTGAGTACATGGATATCGGTGGGCGTCTCGTTCAGCTGCTTGATCAGCGCCATCCAGTTGTTGACGTCGTAGTTCACTCTGTAAAAACCTGATAGATAGACAGATCAGTTTGAGATTGATTATTATTCAGCTTTGAAGGCATCACGTTAACACTTACCGATTGCTTTTGGGTTAAACAGGTACCAATTAATATCTTCGGGGGCTTCGAAAACGGTCAACGGCGATTCTTTGTTTGTCCAGACGGAAGAACTACTGTTGTAAGTGAAATTTTTGCTTACATCGGTTGTGTACGTGAGACAAATGTGCCATGCCGCCGTCTCGTTGATGGTTGTATCGGTCTTATTCACGTAAAATTGGctctaaataaaacaaaaacattttatataattataaaaatcttcTAAAAACGAATATGACGTAATAATATTCACGGggtaattttaagtacaatattattatttttgtattgaataaatgtattgatttatatatatatttaaataaattgtaatatctttaataatataatataatgatcattGTTTGATTACTTGAGTCactgaaaatgtatttgtaGTTGCATTTCTCGTAACATTCA is a genomic window of Acyrthosiphon pisum isolate AL4f unplaced genomic scaffold, pea_aphid_22Mar2018_4r6ur Scaffold_19753;HRSCAF=20443, whole genome shotgun sequence containing:
- the LOC100169540 gene encoding aminopeptidase N produces the protein MEELFLIDEFQNSMAYDQTPRHPITTSVNTPQETVDIFDAITYRKAASVLRMLRYTVTENLFQLSLQYYLKQFSYKAADPTNLFSAFDNVLYDKNYEIGNGLTVNEFMSNWTLQSGYPVLNVTRNATTNTFSVTQSQFYVNKTDTTINETAAWHICLTYTTDVSKNFTYNSSSSVWTNKESPLTVFEAPEDINWYLFNPKAIGFYRVNYDVNNWMALIKQLNETPTDIHVLSRAQLIDDAFNLARSGQLDYSVALHLSKYLKYENNTTPWYSAMNVFSYLLERMPRSDEGYEDFKSHVSSLAGTIYKKLEDLVSSGNTEFKVLSAWETFSSWACRLENKYCLTKAQEYFNKWQAGEKIPADIKDAAFCIGVKNSNGSSVFNNMLALYNSTNSISEKSSAESALGCSTNRTQLSEYINHILDGPNGLIKYKDMRSVVSAISVTPLGLDVLYEFMSTNINITMDQLPNGEDIITFIYSTLASKVTNDDEIEKINNFKNNSTVRASVRPTFENSYKVVEYNLEWFDSYSVGINQWTSAYGEKEPQDIEITTLPPTTIAAGTTTGSTSMNVTVKISTTTPKPSSATLNAYSSLVILQLTVFTVLIKTYFL